The Pseudomonas moraviensis genome contains the following window.
AGGCTTTGCCCCGGCGTACGGCCCGCTCGCTGGGGCTCGGGGTACCTTCGTTACGGGACCGATCCGGGCGCAGCGGCTCCGGTTGGCTTCGCTGCACCTACACTCGCTGTGTACGACTGCGTCGTACGGTCGCTGCGCTCCCACGCCCGGATCGATCCCGTAACGAAGCCTGCCGAAGGGGCAAAAGATCAAAAGCCAGAGCAAAAGCAGAAGCAGAAGCAAAAGCCAGATCAAAAGCCCCTCACCCTAGCCCTCTCCCAGAGGGAGAGGGGACTAAAACGGGTTGTTTGGCTGGGCTATGCCGACCTGAAATACCGAAGCGAACTCAGATCCTGAATCAGATCAAAAGCCCCTCACCCTAACCCTCTCCCAGAGGGAGAGGGGACTAAAACGGGTTGTTTGGCTGGGCTATGCCGACCTGAAATACCGAGGCGAACTCAGATCCTGAATCAGATCAAAAGCCCCTCACCCTAACCCTCTCCCAAAGGGAGAGGGGACTGACCGAGGTGTTTGGGCAAGGTACGCCGACTTGCGATACCGAGTCGAATGCAGATTCTGAAAAGCCCGCAGATCGGCTCCCTCTCCCTCGGGAGAGGGCTGGGGTGAGGGGCGAATCCAATACAAGACTCAAGCCAAGCGCACGCTTTTCACCACTCAATAGGCCGAGTGTCAGCTCGCCTGCTTTTGATCTTGATCCCCGGGCGACGTCGGAAGGCTGAGTGGAGGGATTGATCCGGGGGTGGGAGCGCAGCGACCGTTTGGCGCAGCCAAACACAGCGAGTGTAGGTGCAGCGGAGCAAACCGGAGCCGCTGCGCCCGGATCGATCCCGCAGCGAAGGGACCCGAGCCTGCGAGGGCCGAACGCAGGAGCAAGCCTTTTTGGTTACTTTTTCGGCGTTTGGAAAAAGTGACCCGCCGTAAGGGCGGAACCGTAATCAGCAACCCCCGCAGCAACGGATATGCACACTAAACCAGAACCCGCGCAAGCGCCCCACCAACCCGCGCATAAACCTCCAAAACCCCAGGCACCACCGACCCCAACCGCAACAAATCATGAGTCAACCCACCACAAACCTCGACCTCGACCTCAACCCCCTGCCCACGCAGCTTATCAACATAAGCCTGCCCCTCATCCAGCAACGGATCAAACCCGGCCAATACCACAATGGCCGGCGCCACCCCACGCAAATCCTCCGCCAGCAACGGCGAAAAACGCCAATCCAGATAATCCTCCGGCCCACGCGCGTAGTGCTGATAAAACCAGTCCAGCGTGTCGTTCTCCAGCAAATACCCCTCGCCAAACAACAGCCGCGAATCATGCACTCGCGAAGCGTCGGTCACCGGATAACACAACAACTGCGCCTTGGGTGCGATGGCCACCGTGTGCGGCTGCCGCACCGCCTGAATCGCCAGCACCGTCGCCAGCGTGGCGCCCGCGCTATCACCGCCAAAGGCTACCCGCGAACAATCCAGGCCCAGGCTCACAGCCTGTTCGGCCAGCCACGCCAACGCGTCCTCGCCATCCTCCAGCGCCGTCGGAAAGCGATGCTCCGGTGCCAGCCGATAACCGACCGAGAGCACCGCACACGGCGTGCGCTGGCAAAACTCACGGCAGACACCGTCGTGGGAATCCAGACTGCCGACCACAAACCCGCCACCGTGGAAATACACCAGCACCGGCAGCGGTGAAGTAACACCGTTGGGCCGATACAAACGCAAGGCCAGTGCCGCGCCGTCCCGGGTCAGTGTTGTAATCTCGGTGACTTCAAGGTCTTGGGGCGCCGGCCAGCGCAACTGCGCGGTGGTCTGTTCGAATGTGCCGCGGGCCTCGCTCGGGGTCAGTTGGTGCATGGCCGGCAGGCCGGCGTCCTGGCTGTCTTGAGCCAAGTCGAGAAACGCTTCCAGATCAGGGTGCAACGACATCGATAAGATCCTTTATCCGCAAAAAAACCGGGCGCGCCTCGGCAGCGCCCGCACAAAAAGAGCGATCAACCCGCCCGTGCCATGCAGTGCTCGATCAACGCTTCAAGCTCACGCTGGTAATCGCTCATCAGCGCATCCATGGTGCCGGCGCGGTAACGCTGGTTGCTGTAGATGCAGCGCAAGGCCAGTTGCCCGTCATAGACCTGGCCGACGATTTCCAGCCAGTTGCCCAGGTTCGCCTTGAGGCTGTAGTTGTCGCCGGTTTCTTCCAGTGCCGGCACCAGCAACGCCTGTTCATCGAAGCTCTGGTCGAACTGCCCGAGGTAGTTGAACGTCACCCGCGCCTGCGGCAAACCGGCGAGTTGCGCGCAGATGTCCGGGCCGGCCAGATGACGCAGCACGCCGTAGCCGATGCCCTTCTGCGGTACACCTGCCAGTTGCGCCTGCACATCGATGATCGACCGGCCGATGTCCTCACTGTCCGGGCGCAAACGCACCGGGAACATGCTGGTGAACCAGCCGAGGCTGCGGCTCAGGTCGATCGATTCGAAGAGGTCTTCGCGACCGTGCCCTTCAAGCAGAATCAGCGCCGACGGTTGCTGGCTCCAGCGGCACAGGGCGCGGCTGAGCGCTGACAGCAGCAGGTCGTTGATCTGCGTGCCGTACACCGCCGGGGCCTGTTTGAGCAGTTGTTCGGTGTGCTCGCGGGACAGCTTCAGCCGTGCCTGCGCCTGTTGCCGCACAAGGTTCTTGCCGCGCGGGTTGTCGCACGGCAGATCGACGCCCGGTTGATCCAGTTGCTCGAGCCAATAGGCCAATTCCTGCTCGGCAATCACAGGCGCCTGCGCCTGCAACGCTTCGGCGAACGAACGATAACTGCTGGTGCGAATCGGCAACTGCGCTGGCAGCCCCTGCACGCAAGCCTCATAAGCGACTTTCAGATCGTCGAGCAGAATCCGCCACGACACGGTGTCGACCACCAGGTGATGAATCACCACCAGCAACCGCGCCTGACCGTCCGGCAAGGCCACATGCATGACCCGCCAGACCGGTCCGTCATCAAGTTTGAGGCTGCGCTGCGCAAGGTTGGCCAAGGCTTCGACCTCGTCGCTGTTCTGCGCTTCACGGCGCCACAGCACAGCCTCGTCGGATGCGCTGGTGCTGTAGCGCTGCAACCAGCGCCCGCCGTCCTTGGAAAAGCGCAAACGCAGCGAATCGTGATGTTGTTCGATCAAGCCCAGTGCCTGTTCCAGGGCATCGAGATCCAGTGGCTGACGTGCGCTGAGCAGCAACGACTGGTTGTAGTGATGCGCCTCGGCCATGCCTTCGGCGAAGAACCATTCCTGGATCGGCAGGAGATTGAACGCGCCTTCTGCGGCCACCTGGGTCAGGTCCGGCAGTGCTTGCCCAGCGCCCTCCTTCGCCACTTGCTGCTCGACGATGCCGGCGATGGTCTGATAGCGCATCAGATCGCGCAGCTTCAGCTCCATCTGCAGGGTCGGATGGTTTCTCACCCGCGAGATCACTTGCAGGCTGAGGATCGAGTCGCCGCCCAGTTCAAAGAAGTTATCGCTGATACCGACCTGCTCGACCTGCAGCACCTGCGCCCAGATTTGCGCCAGCAGGCTTTCCTGCTCAGTGCGGGGGGCAAGGTATTCGTCGCTTTTGAATTGCGGTTCAGGCAGTGCCTTGCGATCGAGTTTGCCGTTGGGCGTGACCGGGAATGCGCTGAGGCAGACGATCTGCGCCGGCACCATGTATTCCGGCAGCGAGGCGCGCAGCCCGGCCTTGAGTTCATCGCCGATGTCTTCACCGCTGGCGGTGACCACGTAACCGATCAGTTGCTTGCCGGACGCATTGTCCCGAGCGATGACCAAAGCATCACTGACCGTTGGTGATTGACGCAGGCTGGCCTCGACTTCACCCAGCTCGATACGGAAGCCGCGCACCTTGACCTGATGGTCGATGCGCCCGACGTAATCGACCACACCGTCCGGGCGACGGCGCACCAGATCGCCGCTGCGGTACAGGCGTTCGCCCGGGGCAAACGGGTTGGGCACGAAGCGCTCGGCGCTCAGATCGGGGCGCCCGTAATAACCGCGAGCAATACCGTAACCGCCGATGTACAACTCACCGGCAAAACCTGGCGGCAGCGGATTCAGATCGTCGTCGAGCACGTACAGCGAACGCGCACCGACGGCGCGACCGATCGGCGCGTACGCCGCTTCGCAATGCTGGCTGATGGCGACTTTCCAGAGCATCGGCGTGACCACGGTTTCGGTCGGGCCGTAGCCGTTGGTGAAGTACTGCGGACGCAAAGCGGCTTTGACCTGTTCGAAGGTCTGCTCTGGCACCGCATCGCCACCGAAGCAGTAGATGCGTACCGCTGGCGGCGCGATGCCGCTGGCTGCCGCGTACTCGGCCAGTTGTTTGAGGTAGGCCGGCGGGAAGCAGGCGATGGTCACGCCGTAATCGTGCAGGGCCTGATAGGTCTGCTCCGGGGTCCACAGGCAACCGTCGCGGATCACCAGACGACCGCCGCTGTACAACGTACTCAGCCAGCGTTCATGGGCGCCGTCGAAAGCGAACGACATGAAGTGCAGCTCGCAACTGCTGGCGTCCATTTCGTACAACTCGGCGATGGCCTGGCAGTGCATGCTCAGCGGGCCTTGTGTGACGGCCACGCCTTTCGGCCGCCCGGTGGAACCGGAGGTGTAGACCAGATAGGCCAGGCTCTGCTCATGAACATCGCAAACCGGAGCAGCGTCGCTGTAGAGACTACGATCGAGCTGATCGATTTCCAGACGCAGCACGCCCTGCGGCGTCGGCATCGTCGCGCGCAGGCTGGTTTGCGTCAGCAGCAAAGCCATGCGCGAATCTTCGATCATGTAGGCCAGGCGCTCCGGCGGATAGTCGATATCCAGCGGCACGTACGCGGCGCCGCTCTTGAGCACGGCAAGGAAGCTCACCAGCATTTCCAGCGAACGCGGCAACGCCACGCCGATCACCACTTCAGGCCCGGCACCGTGGGCGATCAGGCACTGCGCCAGTCGGTTGGCCTGACGCTCGAGTTCGGCGTAGCTCAGGCTTTCGCCGGCGCATTGCACGGCGATCGCGTCAGGTTGCTGTTGCGCATGACGACTGATCAGCTCCGGCAGCAACTGCGGCGCGTGGCGGTGAGAAGGCTCGGCACTCCAGGCCTGCGCCGCGTGCCATTGTTCGGCGGACAGACGCTGCAGATTACCCAATCGCTCATACGGCGCCGCCATCATCGCCGCGAGGGTGTTTTCCAGGGTCAGGCGAATGCCTTGCACCGCCTCGGCGCTGAAGTGGCTGCGCAGGTACAGGTATTCGATCGACAACTCGTCGCCGAGCATCACCGCAAGGTCCATCGGCACGTTGGTCACGCCATGGCCGATGGATTTGCCGAAGGTCAGCTCGGTGTCGGTTTCTTCCTGCAAGCGCTCGTCGATCGGGAAGTTCTCGAACACGACAATGCTGTCGAACAGCGCCTGACCACCGAGGTTCGACCAGCGCTGCACATCCGCCAGCGGTGCCTGCGAATAGTCGCGAATGTCGAGGTTGTAGGCCTGCACTTCGCCCAGCCAGTCGGCCAGACGCTGATCGGCCTGTGGGGTCTGAATGATCGGCAAGGTGTTGATGAACAGGCCGAGCATGTTGCCGACATTCGGCAGACTTTCCGGACGCCCCGACACGGTGGCACCGAAGGTCACCGTTTGCTGGCCGGTGTAGCGCTGCAACAGCAGCAGCCACGCACCCTGGATCAGCGTGTTGGGGGTGATGCGCAGATCACGGCAGAACTCCAGCAGACGCGCGGTTTGCGCCTTGTCCCAATTCGAATAGAGCGCATCGTGGCCGGTAACGTCGGCGCTGTGGCGCGGGTGCATCGCCTGACTCAGCGCGGTCGGTTCGTTGACCACCGCCAGACGTGCTTTCCAGAACAGCTCCTGGGCGTCCTGATCCTGTGCCTGCAACCAGGCAATGAAGTCGCGATAGCGGCCATTTTCGCCAGTCACCTGGCCCGTGGAGTAATACTGCAAAACCTCGCCGAACAGCCGCGAACTGCTCCACCCGTCCATCAGAATATGGTGGCTGGTCCAGATCATCTGGTACTGCTCGTCGCCCAGATGCAGCAAGGTCACGCGCTGCAAACGCGCTTCGGACAAATCAAAACCCAATGCGCGGTCGGCGCTTGCGAATTCGGCAATCGCCGCCTCGCTGCAATCCTTGTCACGCCAATCGAGCACCTGCATCTGCAGCGGCGCATGGCGATGCACGACCTGCAACGGCTTGGCCAGCCCGTCCTGCCAATGGAAACTGGTGCGCAGGATCGCCTGCCGGACGATGACGAATTCCCAGGCCCGGCGGAAGCGCTCCACGTCGAGACCCTTGATCGGCAGGCTGACCTGTTGCACGTAAAGGCTGCTGCCGTTATCCGACAGCGTATGGAACAGCATGCCTTCCTGCATCGGCGACAGCGGGTAGACGTCTTCGATCAGCTCCGCCGGCACCGGCAAGGCATCGAGCTGGGCCTGATCCAGTTGCGCCAACGGGTAGTCGGCAGCGCTGGCGGATTGCGCGTCTTCAAGCGAAACCACCGCGGCGAGTTTCTGCACCGTCTGCTGCTGGAACAGGTCTTTGGGGGTGAAGCAAATGCCCTGCTGCCGCGCGCGGCTGACCAGTTGAATCGAGATGATCGAATCACCGCCGAGGGCGAAGAAATTGTCGGTCACGCCGACCCGCTCGATCTTCAGAATGTCCTGCCAGACCTCAGTCAGTTGCTGTTCCAGCGGCGTCGACGGTGCCACGTAATCGCGTTGCGACTGGCTGGCGTCCGGTGCCGGCAAGGCCTTGCGATCGAGTTTGCCGTTGGGTGTCAGCGGCAATTGCTCGAGGAACAGCCACTGCGCCGGCACCATGTAGTCCGGCAGATGCGCCTTTAGCGCGGCTTGCAGTTCGGCGCTCAGCGCGTCCAGTTGCGCGAGGCTTTGATCGGCTTCGGCCGGCACCACATAAGCCACCAGTTGCTGGCCGCCAACGCCGTCCACCGCCAGCACCACGCCTTCGTGCACGCTGGCCTGGGCCAGCAGACGCGCTTCGATTTCCCCCAGTTCGATACGGAAGCCGCGCACCTTGACCTGATGGTCGATGCGGCCGACGTATTCGATTCGGCCGTCATCCAGCCAGCGCGTCAGGTCGCCAGTGCGGTACATGCGCTCGCCGTTGCGCGCCAACGGATTGGGCACGAAGCGCTCGGCGGTCAGGCCCGGGCGCAACAGATAGCCACGGGTGATGCCGTCGCCGGCCAGATACAGCTCCGCGGCGATGCCGATTGGGGCTGCCTGCAATTGCTCGTCGAGCAGGTACGCAGTGGTGTTGCGCAATGGCCGGCCGATGTTGGCCTGACCGCCGAGTTCGCGGCGCGTCCAGGTCGAATACGTGGTGTCTTCGGAAGGCCCGTACAGATCGTAGACGTGGGCGACCGAGGTCTCGCGGTACAGCGTGTCGACCAGCGCCTGCTTCAGCGGCTCGCCCGCCAGATTGATGATGCGTACGCCCGGCGGGATCTGGCCAATGCGTTGCAGCGCGGCAATCGCCGACGGCACGGTGTTGATCAGGCGCACCTGATCACGCTCGGGCAAGTCCGGCAGTTCCAGGGCATTGCGTGCCATGACGACGGATCCGCCACGTGCCAGGGTGACGAAAATCTCCCACACTGACAGGTCGAAGCACACTGACGTCGAGGCCAGCACGCCTTGCAGGTCGTCTTCGCTGTAGACCTCGGCGGACCAGTGAATCAGTGCCTGCACGTTGCGATGGGCGATGGCCACGCCTTTCGGTTTGCCGGTGGAACCGGAGGTGTAGATCACATAGGCAAGATTGGCCGAGTCAGCGCGCGCCGGCAGGTTGTCCGGTGCCTGCGCGGCAAACGCCTCGCCGCCGGCCTCGACCAGCACCACCTGCGCTTCGGTGGACGGCAATTGCGCCAGCAACGCTTGCTGGGTCAACAGGACTTTCGCCTGGCTGTCGTCGAGCATGTAGGCCACGCGGTCGGCCGGGTAGTCAGGGTCCAGCGGCACATAGGTGCCCCCGGCCTTGAGCACTGCCATCAGGGCGATCACCAGTTCCGCCGAACGCGGCAGTGCCACGCCGACGCGCACCTCGGCCGTCACGCCGAGCGTCAACAGATGTCGGGCCAACTGGTTTGCACGCCGATTCAGTTCGCCGTAGCTCAAGGCCACGCCGGCATGACTCAACGCCAGTGCCTGCGGATGTGCCGCCACCCGCGCTTCAAAGCTCTGCGAGATCAGGCGCTCGGCCGGATAAGCCGCGTGATTGTCGTTCCACTGCGCCAGCGTCTGACGCTCGGCCAGCGGCAGCAGACCGATCTCGCCGAGTGCCCGCTGCGGGGCCTGGATAAATTGCTCGAGCACTTCGCGCAAATGCCCGGCCAGACCGAGCACGCTGCGTTCGGCAAAGTGCTCGGTGAGGTAGTTGAAATCGAGGTTGAGCACTTCGCTGGCGCCGGCGATCAGGGTCAGACCGTAGTTGGTCTGCTCGCGATGTTCCAGGCCGGAGAAACGCAGCCCGCCCGGATTGGCCTCCAGCGCTTCGGAGACCGGGTAGTTCTCGAACACCAGCAAGGTGTCGAACAACGCCTCGCCGCTCAACGCGGCCAGACGCTGAATGTCCTGCAGCGGCGTCTGTTCGTAATCGCGTAGCAGCAGGTTCTTGTCCTGCACGCTGCGCACCCAGTCACCCACACTGAGGGTGGCCTGCGGGCTGGCGATCACCGGCAAGGTGTTGATGAACAGCCCCAATTGTTCCTCGATGCCCCGCAGCTCCACCGGACGCCCGGACACGGTGGCGCCAAACGCCACGGTGGCCTGACCGGTGTAGCGTTGCAACACCAGCAGCCATGCCGCCTGCACCAGACTGTTGAGCGTTACCTGTTGCTGGCGGGAGAAGTTGTTCAGACGCTGGGTGAATGCTTCGTCGAAATGCAGACGATGCATCTGCTTGCCCGGCCCCGGCACGGTGCGTCCGTGGCAGGCCGACGCCAGGCGGGTCGGCTCGTCGAGTTCGGCCAGTTGCCCGCGCCAGAAATCCTGCGCAGCCGCCTTGTCCTGGCCCTGCAGCCATACCAGAAAATCCCGATAGCGGCCCTGTGCGCTCGGCACTGGCTGGCCGGCGTAATCCTGCAGCACTTCACCGAACATCCGCGAGTTGCTCCAGCCATCCATGAGGATGTGGTGGCAAGTGAAAATCAGCCGATGGCGATCGTCGGCGGTGCGCAGCAGGCACAGGCGCAACAGCGGTGGATTCTGCAGATCGAAGCCGCGTTCACGGTCAGCCTGCGCCCGTGCTTCAAGCACCGCCGGCAGATCGGCGACATCGCGCACATCGATTTCCGGCATTTCCAGGGTCAGTTGGCGGTTGATCACCTGCAACGGCGCGTCGAGGCCATCGCGGCCCCAGATGAAACCGGCGCGCAGCACTTCATGGCGATCGACCACGCGCTGCCAGGCTTGCTGGAACCGCACGACGTCGAGGCCGTCGATGTCCAGCAGCATCTGATAGACGTAGGCGCTGGCGTCCGCGTCGTACAGGCTGTGGAACAGAATGCCTTGCTGCATCGGCGCCAGCGGATAGATGTCCTCGATGCGCTGGGCGGCGATCGGCAGGCTGTCCAGATGCGCCTGGGACAAACCGGCCAGCGGCACGTCGGACGGCGTGAGGCCGCCCGAGTGGCTGAGACAGTGGTCGATCAACTCGCTCAGCGCCACTTCGTAAGCGCGGGCCAGAGCGGCAATGGTCGCCTCTTCGAAGACGTCGCTGCTGTAGGTCCAGGTCAGGCTCAACTGGCCCTGATAAACCCGGCCATCGATGGTCAGCCAATTGGCCATCGGCGCGTTTTCGTCCTGACCGGCGCCCTTGTCTTCGGTGGCCGGCCGCCACAAAGCGTCTTCGTCGAAGTTGTTATCGAACTGGCCGAGGTAGTTGAACGTCACCTGCGGTTGCGCCAGTTCATGCAACGCCGCTTGTGCGTCGGGCGTGCCGAGATAACGCAGCAAACCGTAGCCGATGCCCTTGTTGGGGATCGCGCGCAGTTGCTCCTTGATGCCTTTGATCGAGGTTTGCAGACTGGCGTTTGGCGTCAGGCGCACCGGGAACATGCTGGTGAACCAGCCCACGGTGCGGCTCAGGTCGATGTCATCGAAGAGGTCTTCGCGGCCGTGTCCTTCGAGCTGCACCAGCGCACTGTCGCTGGCGGTCCACTCACACAACACTCGCGCCAGTGCGGTCAGTAGCAGGTCGTTGACCTGGGTGCGGTAGACCGCCGGGGCCTGTTGCAGCAACTGGCGAGTCCGTTCGGCGTCCAGCCGGGTGTCGACGCTGCGCTCGAAGCGGTTGTTCAACTGGCCCTGCGGATTGTCCAGCGGCAAACCGAGCGGCACGTCGCGCAACTGCTCGCGCCAGTAGGCCAGTTCATTGTCCAGCGCCGCGCTGCGCGCATGCTCTTGCAGGCGCAAGCCCCAGTCTTTGAACGCGCTGGTCTTCGCCGGCAGGTGCACGCTCTGTCCGCTGCTGATCTGCTGATAGGCGCTTTGCAGGTCTTCCAGCAGGATTCGCCACGACACGCCGTCGACCACCAGGTGATGGATGACCAACAGCAGACGCTGACTGGCGTCCGGCAAGTCGACCAGCGCCGCGCGGATCAGCGGGCCGTTTTGCAGGTCGAGGCTGCGCTGCAGGTCCAGGCACAGCGCTGGCAAGGCCGCGCTGTCGTCCAGCGTGAAAGTGCGCAACAACGCTTGTGGCTGATCCGCCGCGCCATGGCTTTGCTGCCAGCCCTGTTCGGTTTGGCGATAACGCAGACGCAAGGCGTCGTGCTGTTTTTGCACTTGTGCCAAGGCCTGTTGCAGCGCAGCGGCTTGCAGGGTTTTCGCCGGGGTCAGCAGGATCGACTGGTTCCAGTGATGGCGCGCCGGGATGTCGCAGTGGAAGAAGTAATGCTGGATCGGCGTCAGCGGCGCATCGCCGAGCACCTCGCCCTGCTCCGTTTGCACGGCGTCGCTCTGTTGCGCGACGGTGGCCAGACGCTGCACGGTCTGGTGCTGGAAAATGTCCTTGGGCGTGAAGCGAATGCCGGCCTGCCGCGCGCGACTGACTAACTGAATCGAGATGATCGAATCGCCGCCCAGCTCGAAGAAGTTGTCGTGCAGCCCTACCCGTTCGACCTTGAGCACGTCTTGCCAGATCTCGGCCAGACGCTGTTCCAGTTCACTGCGCGGTGCGGCGTACGCCTCCTGCACCTGGGCGACGTCCGGCTGCGGCAGCTGCTTGCGATCGAGTTTGCCGTTGGCGGTCAGTGGCAGCAGCTCAAGGAACGCCCAACTGACCGGGACCATGTAATCCGGCAGGGTTTCGCGCAGGTGCGCCTTGATCGAATCGCGCAGGGCGCCCTGCTCGTCCGCGTTCACTGCCTCGACGGGCACGACCCAGGTTGCCAGTTGCTGGCCGCTGAGGCCGTCCACCGCCAGCACCACCGCTTCGCGCACCTGCGGATGCTTGAGCAGTTGCGCTTCGATTTCGCCCAGTTCGATGCGGAAGCCACGGATCTTCACTTGGTGGTCGATACGGCCGATGTACTCGATCACCCCGTCGCCGCGCAGCCGTGCAAGGTCGCCGGTACGGTACAGGCGCTCGCCTGCCTTGCGATTGAACGGGTCGGGCACGAAGCGGGTGGCGCTCATGCCGGACTGATTCAGATAACCACGGGCCAGACCGGCACCGGCGATGTACAACTCGCCGATGCAGCCTTGTGGCACCAGGTTGAGCGAGCCATCGAGCAAGTACCACGACAGGTCGACAATCGGCGCGCCAATCGGGCTGCTGTGGTTGCTGTGCAGATCCGCCAGCGACAACGGCCGGTAAGTCACGTGCACGGTCGTTTCGGTGATGCCGTACATGTTGACCAGCGTCGGCGCGCGGTCGCCAAAACGTTCGAACCACGGGCGCAGGTTCTGCACTTCCAGCGCCTCGCCACCGAACACCACGTAACGCAGGGCATTACTGCGCGCAGAGTCACAGGCGACCTGCATCAACGGCTTGAATGCCGACGGTGTCTGGTTCAACACCGTGACATTTTCATCGCACAGCAGCGTGTAGAAATCCTCCGGCGAACGACTGACATCGTGGGGCACGACCACCAGTTTGCCGCCGTACAACAGCGCGCCGAAAATCTCCCACACCGAAAAGTCGAACGCGTAGGAATGGAACAGCGTCCAGCTGTCCTGCGGGCCGAATTCGAACCACTGCTCGGTGGCGCTGAACAGGCGCATGACGTTGCCGTGCGGCAGCAACGCGCCTTTGGGTTTGCCGGTGGAACCGGATGTGTAAATGACGTAGGCCAGATTGTCCGGCGTGATCAGGCATGGCGGGTTGCTTTCAATGCTGTGTTCCGGCGCCTGATCCAGATCGAGGCAGACCAGCCCCGGCGGAATCGGCAACTGCCCGAGCAAATGACCC
Protein-coding sequences here:
- a CDS encoding alpha/beta hydrolase, with translation MSLHPDLEAFLDLAQDSQDAGLPAMHQLTPSEARGTFEQTTAQLRWPAPQDLEVTEITTLTRDGAALALRLYRPNGVTSPLPVLVYFHGGGFVVGSLDSHDGVCREFCQRTPCAVLSVGYRLAPEHRFPTALEDGEDALAWLAEQAVSLGLDCSRVAFGGDSAGATLATVLAIQAVRQPHTVAIAPKAQLLCYPVTDASRVHDSRLLFGEGYLLENDTLDWFYQHYARGPEDYLDWRFSPLLAEDLRGVAPAIVVLAGFDPLLDEGQAYVDKLRGQGVEVEVEVCGGLTHDLLRLGSVVPGVLEVYARVGGALARVLV